CAAACTGATGTGGAGGTGCAGGCAAGTCGCAGTTCAAAGGGTTCGAAGAGAACAAAAAATTTTAGTGCTGACGAAGATGAAGTTATATGCTCGGGCTGGTTGAACATTAGCAAAGATCCCATTAATGGGGCCAACCAAACTCGTACCTCGTTTTGGAAGAGAgttcataatttttttgagaaGCACAAGAAAACTACAGCTGCGAGGACAGAGAGTTCCATTATGCATCGGTGGCTAGCAATTCAAGCTTCTGTGAACAAGTTTTGTGCATGCTATGATGCTATTGAGGGTAGGAATCAAAGTGGAACAACTGTCAAAGACATGGTATGTCATATGTGTTTACTTTCTTTTTAACTTAATTTCGGTTTACTACAAAAAGATATGTGTATTGATAAAATATTTGTACAGATTTCAGAAGCACTGAAGATGTACGAGAGAGTAGACAAGGACAAGAAGTCATTTACTCTTATACCTTGTTGGAACATACTCAAGGAGGAAGACAAGTGGAAAGCCAAAAGGATAGAAATTGCCGAGCTAGAGAGACAAGCAAGGCTGAAAAAAAACAAGTCTTCCAAGCAGTCGAGGCCAAGGGATGAAGAAAAAAACAACAACGAAGAAGGTGCAGATGTTGTTGCTCATGAAACCGAAGCTAGGAAAAGGCCAGAGGGGATAAAGAAAGCAAAAGAAGCTGCtaggcgaggagggggtgaagcTTCTATGGAGGCATTAGACAAGATGTGGGCGAAGAAGGAGGCCTTCgacaaggaaaaagagaaagcaaAAGAGGAGAGGTTCATGGCTTCGCTTGAGGTAGAGAAGGCTGCACTAGAGTTAGAGAAAAAACGAGTGGAAAACAAGGCTGCACTTGAAGAAAAAAAGGTTGCACTTGAAGAAAAAAGGTGTGCACTTGAAGAAAAAAAGGCTGAAGCAGACTTGCTGAAGGAAGAAAATGCAATAATGTTTGTGGACAAGAGAACTCTCGATCCGCTGCAGTTGCAGTACATTGAGATGATGCAAAAGAAAATAATAGCTCGTCGCATGGAAAATTAGTTATAGTTTATGTCATTTTTTATTCTACAAATCCAATTATATTTTAATGAGTGAGACCTTTCTGTTCACTGTCATTGTGTGATCCTTTTCCATTATCAAGTCCTGTAATTTAATTTGATGAACAAATATGTATGCAGCACTCTATCTGAATTTGCATGGTCCTGAACGTGCATGTTGATTCTACAACGTGGTCATGCCATTCAAGACATCCTGTACCtgaagcaaataaaataaaatttaaacaTTCATATAACAAGTATGCACATAGTACGAACTCATCCGAAGTGAACGAATATCAACCTGCGACGGAAAATTTCGGGGCTGTACGTTGGATTAACAGCCAAATAATCTTGATACATCCTATTGTGGCCGCCTTGTCTATCACGATTAATAATTCTATGTCCAAAGACAGACCCACCATGACTTCTTTTGACATTCGATAACGAATGCAGAATTTGAGTAGCTGAGGATATCACGTAGTCGTCGTCATCGGATGATGAATCATCCAATTGTCTCCGTACTAAACGGGATCTCTTGAATGGCATGACGTCTCTTGAACTACAGTGATCAAGGATATAGGCAATGAACGAGAGTATGAACTAGGGCTCCAATACGAACTATCGAATTGAAACAGGGATGAGAGGGACACACCTTGGTAACCGGCGACAGCGGCGCGCGAGAAGgctggcagcggcagcagcaaggGCACCAAGAAGGACGGCGCGTGAGaagcctggcggcggcggcagcaggggcgCCAAGAAGGACGCCGCGATCTGACCAGGTcgcgagaaaaaaaaacaccggTAGTTGAGGTGGGTCCACAATTTTAGGATTTGCCAAGTTCAATTTGCCAAACCGTTGGAGATGGGCTTTAATTTGACTTGGCAAATATTTTTGGGACTTGGCAAATTGCAAATATTGCCAAGTTCAATTTGCCAAAccattggagatgctctaaagcACCAACAATACCTATATCATATATCTTGCATATTTAGGCTAGTCTATCTATGCCACTGCATCAGTTCTGGTGATCTTTATGGTTGCTCTAGTTCAATGCTTGTTGATATAGAGCGTTGGAGTTCCACGTGGGTACGCGCATGTGCCCCACAAGTTGTAgaggtaggcggcaggtggtgacagtgaTATCTGTTCTTTGTAATAGTCCTCCACGTTCGAGTATGATGTAAGAGTTTGTAATTTGTTGTAACCGGCTCGCAGACAAGCCCGGTTCATGCTCTCATTAGTGCATGGTGCCTAGAACTAAGTCCTAACCATGTATACGTATGTGTGTATAATATAAGGTGTGTAATCTTAGTAAAAAAGTACGTAAGGATCCTTCAGCTTTCTTTTGCTTCCCTGCACTACTTAGTTATATTTATCTATGTTTGATTCTTATTTTGTGTCGCACTACCCTACTTTATTAGCACTTACGCTTGCTTTGGACTAACAATTAAGATATAATTATGAACTTAATAATCCTTTAAATCGCCGCCTTCCTATGGAAAACAAATAATGATACCTAGAATACTCACCGGTGAAATGCTACAAACGTATCCATATGCTCGTGGATTTATCCGTAATTGTAACAAAATACCAAcaactatatacatatatatatatatatatatatatatatatatgagtacCGATTCGTTCCACTATCTTGGTATAATATGGTCATTAGAAAAAAGAGCTATTTACTTGTAACGCCAGGGAGGAAATCGCAAATGTAGTTACTGTAGTCGGCAGTTCTTTAATG
This genomic interval from Panicum virgatum strain AP13 chromosome 8K, P.virgatum_v5, whole genome shotgun sequence contains the following:
- the LOC120646241 gene encoding glutathione S-transferase T3-like — its product is MRASPVRASPPVRTIRYPPARGKLPPGLSFPPWRDFFLFPRQNSVRRRRDELAIIFLLLGLQMEDHPCCHVQMDGDAFLTDILLDGDNGVVPGLEDLNIPSTQNNQSSQEVEQTDVEVQASRSSKGSKRTKNFSADEDEVICSGWLNISKDPINGANQTRTSFWKRVHNFFEKHKKTTAARTESSIMHRWLAIQASVNKFCACYDAIEGRNQSGTTVKDMISEALKMYERVDKDKKSFTLIPCWNILKEEDKWKAKRIEIAELERQARLKKNKSSKQSRPRDEEKNNNEEGADVVAHETEARKRPEGIKKAKEAARRGGGEASMEALDKMWAKKEAFDKEKEKAKEERFMASLEVEKAALELEKKRVENKAALEEKKVALEEKRCALEEKKAEADLLKEENAIMFVDKRTLDPLQLQYIEMMQKKIIARRMEN